A genomic region of Pristiophorus japonicus isolate sPriJap1 chromosome 22, sPriJap1.hap1, whole genome shotgun sequence contains the following coding sequences:
- the LOC139234708 gene encoding stromal cell-derived factor 1-like — protein MSVKACAVLVLILGSLCISLSRGKPTAVLNRCMCKGGATQINVKNIKGLKVIPIPNCPLQLIATLKTGRKICLHSKFLYLWERKINRQAKW, from the exons ATGAGTGTGAAAGCGTGTGCAGTGCTGGTCCTGATCCTCGGGTCTCTGTGTATCAGCTTGTCACGAG GGAAGCCAACTGCAGTGCTGAACAGGTGCATGTGCAAAGGGGGAGCGACACAAATCAATGTGAAGAACATCAAGGGACTGAAGGTTATCCCCATCCCAAACTGCCCTCTACAACTCAT AGCCACGTTGAAGACTGGGCGGAAGATTTGTCTTCATTCCAAATTTTTGTACCTTTGGGAAAGAAAGATAAACAG ACAAGCCAAGTGGTAG